The following proteins are co-located in the Macadamia integrifolia cultivar HAES 741 chromosome 3, SCU_Mint_v3, whole genome shotgun sequence genome:
- the LOC122074511 gene encoding WAT1-related protein At1g68170-like, with amino-acid sequence MVLAQTIFAGLNIFYKLATKDGMDVRILVAYRYLFATIALVPIAFFVERNSRPKLTWMVTFQAFLCGLFGGTMSQNFYLSSLKLTSATFSAAMLNLIPAITYIMAVILGLERLGIRTLPGKAKLVGTIIGIGGAMVLTFYKGVEINIWSTDIDLTRGLGSKAFMSASHPESDNHVLGSLLALGCCFSYALWLIIQAKMSERYPCYLSSTALMCIMGSIQSVFYALCMERKWEEWRLGWNVRLWTVAYAGILASALMFAMIAWGVRTKGPLFVSIFNPLVLVLVAIMGSLLLNEKLHVGSVVGAVLIVVGLYVVLWGKGKEMKKMSQLMPSKSSREAEQIEVIVTTTNPSSSLATKDTSSNNIPNIDFSNNATHNLATAA; translated from the exons ATGGTGCTGGCTCAGACCATCTTTGCAGGGCTCAATATATTCTATAAGCTGGCAACCAAAGATGGGATGGACGTTCGAATCTTGGTTGCTTACAGATACCTCTTCGCTACCATTGCCTTGGTTCCCATTGCTTTTTTCGTCGAAAG AAATAGTAGACCAAAGTTGACATGGATGGTCACCTTCCAAGCATTTCTTTGCGGCTTATTTGG GGGGACGATGTCCCAAAACTTTTACTTGTCAAGCTTAAAGTTAACATCAGCAACATTTTCAGCGGCCATGTTAAACCTTATTCCAGCCATAACCTATATAATGGCCGTGATTTTggg GCTAGAGAGGCTGGGGATTCGGACATTACCCGGGAAAGCAAAGTTGGTGGGGACAATCATAGGCATTGGAGGAGCAATGGTGCTGACGTTCTACAAAGGTGTGGAGATCAACATTTGGTCAACCGATATTGACCTTACTCGTGGGCTTGGGAGCAAAGCCTTCATGTCAGCTTCACACCCAGAGTCTGATAATCACGTACTGGGTTCATTACTGGCTCTAGGTTGCTGTTTCTCTTATGCACTCTGGTTAATTATTCAG GCTAAGATGAGTGAAAGGTACCCATGCTACTTATCAAGCACGGCTCTAATGTGTATAATGGGGTCAATACAGAGCGTCTTTTACGCTTTATGCATGGAGAGGAAGTGGGAGGAATGGAGGCTTGGATGGAACGTCAGGCTTTGGACAGTGGCTTATGCG GGAATACTTGCATCGGCATTGATGTTTGCGATGATAGCGTGGGGAGTAAGAACAAAGGGTCCATTATTTGTATCAATTTTCAACCCTCTTGTGCTTGTGTTGGTGGCAATCATGGGCTCCTTGCTTCTCAATGAGAAACTACATGTTGgaag CGTTGTAGGGGCAGTACTGATAGTGGTGGGGTTGTATGTGGTgctttgggggaaagggaaggagatgaagaagatgtcCCAACTTATGCCCTCCAAGAGCTCCAGAGAAGCGGAGCAAATCGAGGTGATTGTCACTACTACCAATCCCTCTTCTTCACTCGCTACCAAAGACACCTCCTCCAACAACATCCCTAACATTGACTTCTCAAATAATGCTACTCATAATTTGGCCACAGCTGCCTAA
- the LOC122074422 gene encoding WAT1-related protein At1g09380-like — translation MDMRILVAYQFIFATIFLAPIAFFLERNSRPKLTWMAKAIPWWFWVPTEPLEKYKKTICSSGLQVQRLGTAMINLVPATTYIMALILRQERLGIQTLVGKAKLVGTAIGIGGAMVLTFYKGEEINILSTKVDLTHGHGSTTTHAESYNRLLGLLLSLGCCLCCALYLIIQARMSEKYPCDLSSTVLICVSVAAKEDVVVKLS, via the exons ATGGATATGAGAATTTTGGTTGCCTACCAATTCATTTTCGCAACCATTTTCTTGGCACCTATTGCTTTCTTCTTGGAAAG GAATAGCAGACCAAAATTGACGTGGATG GCAAAGGCAATCCCATGGTGGTTTTGGGTTCCCACCGAACCCTTGGAGAAATACAAGAAAACAATCTGTAGCTCTGGTTTACAGGTTCAGAGATTGGGAA CAGCCATGATAAACCTTGTTCCAGCCACAACATACATTATGGCTTTGATATTGCG GCAGGAGAGATTGGGGATTCAGACTCTAGTGGGGAAAGCAAAGCTGGTGGGGACTGCCATAGGAATAGGTGGGGCAATGGTGCTGACGTTCTACAAAGGTGAGGAGATCAACATTTTGTCAACTAAGGTTGACCTTACTCATGGGCATGGATCAACAACAACACATGCAGAGTCTTATAATCGCTTATTGGGGTTATTACTATCCCTTGGTTGTTGTCTCTGTTGTGCATTGTACTTGATCATCCAG GCTAGAATGAGTGAGAAGTATCCATGTGATCTATCAAGCACGGTTCTGATTTGTGTATCGGTAGCAGCAAAAGAAGATGTAGTGGTCAAGCTTAGCTAA
- the LOC122074907 gene encoding WAT1-related protein At1g25270-like, producing the protein MARNLCNFLHGLKPMMMMVVVQIVFAGVNVFYKLATMDGMNLHILIAYRYIFASIFLAPLAFFVERNSRPKLTWMVIFQAFLCGLFGGTLSQNLYLSSLSLTSVTFAAAMTNLIPAITYIMAVTFGLERLGIRTLVGKAKMVGTTISIGGAMVLTLYKGAEINIWSTKVDLTRGYGNGESTSASHSESGNHVLGSLLALGCCFSYAVWLIIQAKMSEKYPCSLSSTALMCMTGATQSAIYALCIERKWDEWKLGWNIRLWTVAYAGIMASGLMFTMVSWGIRERGPLFVSVFNPLMLVLVAIMGSLLLNEKLHVGSIVGAMLIVVGLYMVLWGKGKEMEKMSQLMPSKSSREGDQINIVVTTTTRSTTSNSNINN; encoded by the exons atggCTCGTAATCTCTGCAACTTTCTTCATGGATTGAAaccaatgatgatgatggtggtggttcAGATCGTCTTTGCAGGTGTAAATGTATTCTATAAGCTAGCAACCATGGATGGAATGAATCTACATATCTTGATTGCCTACCGATACATCTTCGCCTCCATTTTCTTGGCTCCCCTTGCTTTCTTCGTTGAAAG AAATAGCAGACCAAAATTGACGTGGATGGTCATCTTCCAAGCTTTTCTTTGCGGCTTATTTGG GGGAACATTGTCTCAAAACTTGTACTTGTCAAGTTTATCGTTAACATCAGTGACATTCGCAGCGGCCATGACAAATCTTATTCCAGCTATAACCTATATCATGGCTGTGACTTTCGG GCTAGAGAGGCTAGGGATTCGGACATTAGTGGGGAAAGCGAAGATGGTAGGGACTACCATAAGCATAGGAGGGGCGATGGTGCTAACATTATACAAAGGAGCGGAGATCAACATTTGGTCAACAAAAGTTGACCTTACACGTGGATATGGGAACGGAGAGTCCACATCAGCTTCACACTCAGAGTCTGGTAATCACGTATTGGGATCATTATTGGCTCTTGGTTGCTGTTTCTCTTATGCAGTCTGGTTGATCATTCAG GCTAAGATGAGTGAGAAGTACCCATGCTCCTTATCAAGCACAGCCCTAATGTGTATGACGGGTGCAACACAGAGTGCCATTTATGCTCTATGCATAGAGAGGAAGTGGGACGAGTGGAAGCTTGGATGGAATATTAGACTTTGGACTGTGGCTTATGCG GGAATAATGGCATCAGGGTTGATGTTTACGATGGTATCATGGGGTATAAGGGAAAGGGGTCCATTATTTGTATCCGTTTTCAACCCTCTAATGCTTGTGTTGGTAGCAATCATGGGCTCCTTACTCCTCAATGAGAAATTACATGTTGGAAG CATTGTAGGGGCAATGCTAATAGTTGTGGGGTTGTATATGGTGCTCTGgggaaaagggaaggagatggagaagatgtCTCAGCTTATGCCCTCGAAGAGCTCGAGAGAAGGAGATCAAATCAATATAGTTGTCACTACTACCACCCGCAGCACCACCAGCAATAGCAATATTAACAATTAA